The following coding sequences are from one bacterium SCSIO 12741 window:
- a CDS encoding glycosyltransferase → MNPKLEARNRFYSFFEDFAPRYSRYRSGRKYYWKSITNWCNYFIHEDDKVLEIGCGTGATLSQLKGSKRVGIDYSPAMIDAAKKENPDLEFHCMAADELDLDEKFDVIVLTNVVGVFANVQDVFETLHRVSHPQTRVLISYFNYFWQPLSSLGETLGFKKKMPVQNWLSNQDIANLLYLADFEAFKQAKGMLIPFNIPLISFICNRYLARLPLINRLCLNSFLVARPQPYTRSDVEEKYSSTIVIPARNEAGNIENAILRLPKFGKHQEIIFVEGNSTDNTWEVIQEISEKYKDSHDIKIARQDGKGKGDAVRKGYQMATGDILMILDADLTVPPEELPKFYHALASGKGEFINGSRMVYPLEQNSMRTLNIMGNKFFSMAFSWILERPIRDTLCGTKVMFRTDYLKLAKNRKFFGEFDPFGDFDLIFGAYKLNLKIIDLPIRYQERIYGDTNISRFRHGFILLKMSWYAMHKIKFW, encoded by the coding sequence ATGAATCCTAAGCTGGAAGCCCGCAACCGTTTTTATTCTTTTTTCGAAGACTTCGCTCCTCGCTATTCCCGGTATCGATCGGGAAGGAAGTACTATTGGAAGTCCATCACCAATTGGTGTAACTACTTTATTCATGAGGATGACAAGGTGCTGGAAATTGGCTGTGGAACCGGAGCTACTTTGAGTCAACTCAAAGGATCAAAGCGTGTGGGAATCGATTATTCTCCCGCCATGATTGACGCGGCTAAAAAAGAAAACCCCGATCTGGAATTTCATTGCATGGCAGCCGATGAGCTTGATTTGGATGAGAAGTTTGACGTGATCGTGCTCACCAATGTGGTAGGTGTGTTTGCTAATGTGCAGGATGTTTTTGAAACCCTGCACCGGGTGTCTCATCCACAAACTCGGGTCCTGATTAGTTACTTTAACTACTTCTGGCAGCCTCTTTCTTCTTTGGGGGAGACTTTGGGATTCAAAAAGAAAATGCCTGTTCAAAACTGGTTGTCCAACCAAGATATTGCCAACCTACTTTACCTGGCCGACTTCGAGGCTTTTAAGCAAGCCAAGGGAATGTTGATTCCTTTTAATATTCCTTTGATCTCGTTTATCTGCAACCGCTACCTGGCACGTTTGCCTTTGATTAATAGGTTGTGTTTAAACAGTTTTCTGGTAGCTCGCCCACAGCCTTATACAAGGTCTGATGTGGAGGAGAAGTATTCTTCTACCATTGTTATTCCCGCCAGAAATGAAGCAGGGAATATTGAAAATGCGATCTTACGCCTACCCAAGTTTGGGAAACACCAGGAAATCATTTTTGTAGAAGGAAATTCTACCGATAATACCTGGGAAGTTATTCAGGAAATAAGCGAAAAATACAAGGATTCCCACGACATAAAAATCGCTCGTCAGGATGGCAAAGGAAAAGGAGATGCCGTTCGCAAGGGCTACCAAATGGCTACGGGCGATATTCTCATGATTTTGGATGCAGACCTAACCGTCCCGCCCGAAGAGTTACCCAAGTTCTATCATGCATTGGCCTCAGGTAAAGGAGAATTTATCAATGGGTCAAGAATGGTTTATCCCCTGGAGCAAAACTCCATGCGAACCCTCAACATCATGGGGAATAAGTTTTTTAGCATGGCCTTTAGCTGGATTTTGGAGCGTCCTATCCGCGATACCTTGTGCGGTACCAAAGTGATGTTTCGCACCGATTACCTCAAGTTGGCCAAAAACCGAAAGTTCTTTGGGGAGTTTGATCCCTTTGGTGACTTCGACCTCATTTTTGGAGCCTACAAACTCAATTTGAAGATTATAGATTTGCCTATTCGCTATCAGGAAAGAATCTATGGGGATACCAATATTTCTCGATTCCGCCATGGTTTTATTTTGTTGAAAATGAGTTGGTATGCCATGCATAAAATTAAATTCTGGTAA
- a CDS encoding tetratricopeptide repeat protein, with protein sequence MSRSFTLSQRSERLWLLVILLVTFAGFYPSLFCDFTNWDDPKLIIWNPLIRHFDGDALVTMFTQTYWLNYQPLTLLTLALEHHFFGLNSFVVHLDNLLLHLINTILVYVFIRKLSDKPLVALIATAFWAFNPMRVESVSWAVERKDVLYTLFYLLALIHYVNYLKQGLKNKYLLFALGFFIISCFAKGMAVSLSLAIIALDYYYKRKITTKAIVEKVPFFALSMVFGLIAVFATATDGQDQVNAMYNLPERVSLASLGYLLYLKKFIFPFNLSNLYPYPVYGTGEFPYSFWLYPVAVTLLLGLVALTHRVTRVIVFGFAFFSVTIVMVLQLLATNTGFIADRYTYIPYIGLCFILAEGIYYLINKPLPALDDKLKNRLIFGTLAVGWIILAIGTNIRTRVWQNGETLWENAVATWPVSDKSHANLAATYAEQERYDDALFQIRLAQAKRPSFSQYYMEEALLHSSLKDFESANRSAQRALEINPSNATNLHKFGALMYHQKNYDEALKFLNLAVEKKPDDEINYYYRGNVWIKKGKQDSALADFNRALIIKPVYTECIHARGNTYQELGRFKEAMQDYKRALDVDPSFTPTYTAMALYYMNQVNDMDSACACLMKGKKLGNERSSEMHQKYCVEKTVKIKKQEPAEKVYYDNGKIMLETVREFRDGDSLTLLKRYNRAGWLEEEGVIENGVYAGKVRWFFETGRVGIEGYHQDKTPYGDWIEYYPGGAVKAKYSYQNGVKEGVYDFFYDMPGRLWTRRIYRGGKLWEVPVVLSFTGDTLEVGSFKSGSGVLNQYNANGKRVKQVLYKNGEVVNR encoded by the coding sequence ATGAGTCGTTCATTTACCCTTTCTCAGCGCTCCGAGCGCCTATGGCTACTGGTTATATTGTTGGTGACCTTTGCCGGTTTTTACCCGTCCTTGTTTTGCGATTTTACCAACTGGGATGACCCCAAGCTAATTATCTGGAATCCCCTGATTCGCCATTTTGATGGTGATGCCCTGGTGACCATGTTTACTCAAACCTATTGGCTCAATTACCAGCCGCTTACCCTGCTCACGCTGGCTTTGGAACATCATTTCTTTGGACTCAACTCTTTTGTCGTTCACCTGGATAACCTATTGCTGCATTTGATCAATACCATTCTGGTCTATGTCTTCATTCGCAAGTTGTCTGATAAACCTTTGGTAGCTCTAATTGCCACAGCCTTCTGGGCCTTTAATCCCATGCGGGTGGAATCGGTGAGTTGGGCTGTAGAGCGTAAGGATGTGCTGTATACTTTGTTTTACTTGCTGGCTTTAATTCATTATGTGAACTACCTGAAGCAAGGCTTGAAAAACAAGTACCTTCTCTTTGCCCTTGGATTCTTTATCATTTCCTGTTTTGCCAAGGGGATGGCCGTTTCCTTGAGTTTGGCCATCATCGCTTTAGATTACTACTACAAGCGTAAAATCACGACTAAGGCCATTGTGGAGAAGGTGCCCTTCTTTGCATTATCCATGGTCTTTGGTTTGATTGCCGTTTTTGCCACGGCTACCGATGGACAGGATCAGGTGAATGCCATGTACAACTTGCCCGAGCGTGTTTCCCTGGCGAGTTTGGGCTACCTGCTTTATTTGAAGAAATTTATTTTCCCCTTTAACCTGTCCAATCTCTATCCCTATCCAGTTTATGGGACGGGTGAGTTTCCTTATTCCTTTTGGCTTTATCCGGTGGCTGTAACCTTGCTTTTAGGCTTGGTTGCCTTGACTCACCGAGTGACTCGGGTAATAGTATTTGGATTCGCGTTTTTCAGCGTTACCATCGTTATGGTCCTTCAGCTGTTGGCCACCAACACCGGTTTTATCGCTGATCGATACACCTATATTCCCTATATCGGATTGTGCTTTATACTGGCAGAAGGAATCTACTACTTAATCAATAAGCCTTTGCCTGCTTTGGACGACAAGCTGAAAAACCGACTCATCTTCGGAACGTTGGCCGTTGGATGGATCATTCTTGCTATTGGTACCAATATTAGAACCCGAGTTTGGCAGAATGGAGAAACCCTTTGGGAAAACGCAGTAGCTACCTGGCCGGTATCCGATAAGAGTCACGCTAACCTGGCTGCTACTTACGCAGAACAAGAACGCTACGACGATGCCTTGTTCCAAATTCGGTTGGCTCAGGCCAAGCGTCCAAGTTTTAGTCAATACTACATGGAGGAGGCGCTATTGCACAGCTCCCTCAAAGATTTTGAAAGTGCCAACCGCAGTGCTCAACGTGCATTGGAGATTAACCCAAGCAATGCGACCAACCTACACAAGTTTGGCGCTCTGATGTACCACCAAAAAAACTACGACGAAGCCCTTAAGTTTTTGAACCTGGCCGTGGAGAAAAAGCCAGACGATGAAATCAATTATTACTACCGGGGAAATGTTTGGATTAAGAAAGGAAAGCAAGACAGCGCTTTAGCCGATTTTAATCGAGCTTTAATCATCAAGCCAGTCTATACGGAATGTATCCACGCTCGGGGTAATACTTACCAGGAATTGGGTCGCTTCAAGGAAGCCATGCAAGACTATAAGCGGGCCTTGGATGTGGATCCAAGCTTTACACCCACTTACACAGCGATGGCCCTTTACTACATGAATCAGGTGAATGATATGGATAGTGCTTGTGCCTGCTTGATGAAAGGCAAAAAGCTGGGCAATGAGCGTTCATCTGAAATGCATCAGAAGTACTGTGTCGAGAAAACGGTCAAAATCAAAAAACAAGAACCGGCGGAAAAGGTCTATTACGACAATGGTAAGATTATGCTGGAAACGGTAAGAGAATTTCGTGACGGCGATAGCCTCACTCTTTTGAAACGCTATAACCGTGCAGGTTGGTTAGAAGAAGAAGGGGTGATTGAAAACGGGGTGTATGCTGGAAAGGTTCGTTGGTTTTTTGAAACTGGACGAGTTGGAATTGAAGGTTATCACCAGGACAAAACACCTTATGGTGATTGGATTGAATACTACCCGGGTGGTGCTGTAAAAGCCAAATACAGTTATCAAAATGGAGTGAAGGAAGGCGTTTACGACTTCTTCTACGATATGCCAGGTAGACTGTGGACCCGAAGAATTTACCGCGGAGGAAAGCTCTGGGAGGTTCCTGTGGTTCTTTCCTTTACTGGGGATACATTGGAGGTAGGTTCCTTCAAGTCAGGTAGTGGTGTCCTCAATCAGTACAATGCTAATGGGAAACGCGTTAAGCAGGTGTTGTATAAAAATGGGGAGGTTGTGAATCGATGA
- a CDS encoding tetratricopeptide repeat protein has translation MNKEWLKKNRNLLGLLVLTFLLYSPGLFFDFTNWDDRKLIVQNPYTVLSFSTLIDMFTQPYWLNYMPLTYLSFALERSIFGLSSTVVHFTNLMLHVANVALVFFWIKKLTRGQVAVAFFTAALFAVHPLRAESVVWAAERKDLLYTLFYLLALMRYTDYVLTGKSKYWWLGILFFGLSCLSKGMAVSLSLVLILIDVFLNRKWSWKWVGDKVPFFALSLTFGLIAVWATSTQDQVAVDAVYSWPEKMKLAGMGFIIYTWQHIWPFDLSPIHPYPEVSSWRYWLYPFAALLMGGLAMWRWKRFPALLFGLGFFTVNLLFVLQLYATNNSFVADHYTYLASVGMFFLWARGITWFKNNYPRFQRTDLVKLAWMMTICLSLLTWKQNQIWQNSETLWTRVIEVYPDYWKGYLSRGQHHLENWNFEPATADLRQAYELNPNQEIVAMSWAQNLIYTKNHKEAGEVLKAWVEQHPDHAKGWSMMASLAYELQGYEKAIEFAEKAIELDPDYSVTYYYLGCSQVAIGQSYSAIGSFTRQIELNPLESARSYQMRGYCYNIRENYDQALNDLYTSVSLDPEFAKAYLGIADILLRRKNDRDGACQAFARAAELGDEQGKKLHVMLCQNKTQGR, from the coding sequence ATGAATAAGGAGTGGCTGAAGAAGAACCGCAATTTGCTGGGTTTGCTTGTGCTTACCTTTCTTCTTTATTCGCCAGGGCTTTTCTTTGATTTTACCAATTGGGATGATCGGAAACTGATTGTCCAAAATCCTTACACGGTACTTTCCTTCTCTACTTTGATAGACATGTTCACTCAACCGTATTGGTTGAATTACATGCCACTGACTTATCTGTCCTTCGCCTTAGAAAGAAGCATTTTTGGTCTGAGTAGTACAGTAGTTCACTTTACCAATTTGATGCTCCATGTTGCCAATGTCGCGCTGGTATTTTTCTGGATTAAGAAATTGACACGAGGCCAGGTTGCCGTTGCTTTTTTTACCGCTGCACTGTTTGCTGTTCACCCCCTACGGGCAGAGTCGGTAGTATGGGCTGCGGAGCGCAAAGATCTCCTTTATACCTTGTTCTACCTTTTGGCCTTGATGCGGTACACGGATTATGTACTCACTGGAAAGAGCAAGTATTGGTGGCTGGGAATTTTGTTTTTCGGCCTGTCTTGCTTGAGTAAGGGAATGGCGGTTTCCCTCTCGTTGGTTTTGATCTTAATTGATGTATTCCTGAATCGTAAATGGTCTTGGAAATGGGTGGGGGATAAGGTTCCCTTTTTCGCCCTGTCTTTGACTTTTGGATTGATTGCCGTTTGGGCAACGAGCACCCAGGATCAGGTGGCGGTTGATGCCGTGTATTCCTGGCCGGAGAAAATGAAACTGGCCGGAATGGGATTCATCATTTACACCTGGCAACACATTTGGCCCTTCGATTTGTCGCCTATTCATCCTTATCCGGAGGTATCTTCCTGGCGCTATTGGCTCTACCCATTTGCTGCTCTTTTGATGGGTGGATTGGCTATGTGGCGTTGGAAACGTTTTCCGGCACTTTTGTTTGGACTTGGATTTTTTACGGTCAACCTTCTATTTGTTCTTCAGCTCTATGCCACCAACAACTCCTTTGTGGCGGATCATTATACCTACCTGGCTTCTGTTGGAATGTTCTTTCTATGGGCAAGAGGTATTACCTGGTTTAAAAATAATTATCCCCGTTTTCAACGTACCGACCTGGTCAAGCTGGCTTGGATGATGACTATTTGCCTTTCGCTGTTAACCTGGAAACAGAATCAAATCTGGCAGAATAGCGAAACATTATGGACCCGGGTGATAGAAGTATACCCGGATTATTGGAAGGGGTATTTATCTCGGGGGCAACATCACCTGGAGAATTGGAACTTTGAACCCGCAACTGCCGATTTGAGACAAGCTTACGAACTGAACCCTAACCAGGAGATTGTTGCAATGTCATGGGCTCAAAACCTGATTTATACCAAAAATCACAAGGAAGCCGGTGAGGTTTTGAAAGCCTGGGTAGAGCAACATCCTGATCATGCAAAAGGTTGGAGTATGATGGCGTCCCTGGCTTACGAATTACAGGGTTATGAAAAGGCTATCGAATTTGCTGAAAAGGCCATTGAATTAGATCCGGACTATTCGGTTACCTATTATTACCTGGGGTGTTCTCAGGTAGCCATTGGTCAGTCGTATTCCGCCATTGGGTCCTTTACTCGACAGATAGAATTGAACCCCTTGGAGAGTGCACGTTCTTACCAAATGCGGGGTTATTGCTACAACATAAGAGAGAATTATGATCAGGCCCTGAATGATCTATATACCAGTGTTTCATTAGACCCTGAATTCGCCAAGGCCTACCTCGGTATTGCTGATATTCTATTGCGCCGAAAGAACGATCGAGACGGAGCTTGTCAAGCCTTTGCTCGAGCAGCAGAGCTCGGTGATGAACAAGGGAAAAAGCTTCATGTGATGCTTTGCCAGAACAAGACGCAAGGTCGATAG
- a CDS encoding FkbM family methyltransferase, with protein sequence MVASYFQSTAFKIAVARSMYRLLKPITGKNKEVTRNGIRYALDLSEGIDFSIWLRGNFQEYIFASKQFQLPENAVVMDVGANVGAISLQFARQIPQGKVWAFEPTDYALQKLKTNLKLNPDLAGRIEVTQTFISDQSEENPELKAFSSWSLEKEEGDLHPVHLGTAKSAEGVGAISLDDFAQAQSIDRVDLIKIDTDGYEWEVLKGFEQGLQKYRPAVVFECGLYLLKERGQRFEQFETFFKGLNYDLFEAKSGKSISSNSIEQIIPPQGTADILALPKS encoded by the coding sequence ATGGTGGCTTCCTATTTTCAGAGCACGGCATTCAAAATTGCTGTAGCTCGTTCGATGTATCGCTTGCTCAAACCCATTACCGGTAAGAACAAAGAAGTAACCCGAAATGGTATTCGTTATGCCCTGGACCTCAGCGAAGGGATTGATTTCTCCATTTGGTTGAGAGGCAATTTTCAGGAATACATTTTTGCCAGCAAGCAGTTTCAGTTACCCGAAAATGCCGTGGTGATGGATGTGGGAGCCAATGTAGGAGCCATTTCCCTCCAGTTTGCCCGCCAGATTCCTCAAGGAAAAGTATGGGCCTTTGAACCCACTGACTACGCGCTCCAAAAGCTAAAGACGAACTTGAAACTCAATCCCGATTTGGCCGGACGCATTGAAGTGACTCAGACCTTTATTTCTGATCAATCTGAGGAGAATCCCGAACTCAAGGCATTTTCAAGCTGGTCTTTGGAGAAGGAAGAGGGCGACTTGCATCCCGTTCATCTGGGAACCGCCAAGTCGGCAGAGGGAGTCGGAGCCATTTCCCTGGACGATTTTGCTCAGGCACAATCCATCGATCGGGTGGACCTGATCAAGATTGATACCGACGGATATGAGTGGGAAGTGCTTAAAGGATTTGAGCAGGGCCTGCAAAAATACCGTCCTGCAGTGGTATTTGAATGTGGTCTGTATCTCTTAAAAGAAAGAGGGCAGCGGTTCGAACAATTTGAGACCTTTTTTAAGGGCTTGAACTACGACCTTTTTGAAGCGAAGTCGGGTAAATCGATCTCCTCGAACTCCATTGAGCAAATAATTCCACCTCAGGGAACCGCAGATATTTTGGCATTACCGAAGTCATGA
- a CDS encoding class I SAM-dependent methyltransferase → MKELFEKKKSLALDDPETSLVHREIILGKPFLKKLYTEWYDGFIQAAEKGPEGMWLEIGSGGGFLKDRDPRITTSDILPLGCDYTFSALDMPLEEGSVSALFMLNVFHHLPDVEQFLREAARVIKPGGIVYMVEPANTLWGRFFYQNIHHEPFDPNRAEWTFPSAGPLSDANGALPWIVFQRDRKSFLKNHPQWNAPQVQLHTPAAYLLSGGLSTPLSLPASLFSMVRLTERIFSPLNALTAMFQTITIVRSHES, encoded by the coding sequence ATGAAAGAGCTTTTTGAAAAGAAAAAATCACTGGCTTTAGATGATCCGGAAACCTCCCTGGTTCACCGGGAAATCATCTTAGGGAAACCCTTCCTCAAGAAGTTGTACACCGAGTGGTACGATGGATTCATACAAGCTGCAGAAAAAGGCCCCGAAGGCATGTGGTTGGAGATTGGAAGCGGCGGCGGTTTTCTAAAAGATAGAGATCCTCGAATCACCACTTCCGATATTTTGCCCCTGGGTTGCGATTATACATTCTCGGCCTTAGATATGCCTTTGGAGGAGGGGAGTGTGAGCGCTCTGTTTATGCTCAACGTATTTCACCACCTGCCTGATGTAGAGCAGTTTTTGCGAGAGGCAGCTCGGGTAATTAAACCCGGAGGAATTGTTTACATGGTAGAACCTGCCAATACCCTTTGGGGGCGTTTTTTTTACCAAAACATTCACCACGAACCTTTCGATCCAAATCGCGCGGAATGGACCTTTCCTTCAGCTGGCCCCCTTTCCGATGCGAATGGTGCTTTGCCTTGGATCGTGTTTCAACGAGACCGTAAAAGCTTTCTTAAAAACCACCCTCAGTGGAATGCGCCACAGGTTCAATTACACACGCCGGCAGCCTACCTTTTGTCCGGTGGATTATCCACTCCTTTATCCCTACCAGCATCCTTATTTTCCATGGTTAGATTAACCGAACGAATCTTTTCGCCATTAAATGCGTTAACTGCCATGTTTCAAACGATTACTATAGTACGCTCACATGAATCCTAA